One genomic segment of Sanyastnella coralliicola includes these proteins:
- a CDS encoding tail fiber domain-containing protein: protein MRYPKILVLIILCFPSITFSQDWNTGGNVLGPLDRLGANNGQPVTVITDGDPHLRLMDSGNITVNTYTYNRNGFLGLSQDPTFFNLGLQSPFTQLHLNGNNPNGFPEQLGFRDWMRYGILFTHNQDMMYVGPRRIGDDVTDAVIAWGDNSITSQNGPDNLTFNWSTGTGPGILEVARMTSEGHTGIGTLFSNDDQPVWALEVWDDSSDPQLRLTYDYGPINDLYTDLQTSNLGHFHVIPTGNMAVGFDPTEGLPTEKLDVEGTARLRIMPGLTPDALITGIQQTEVGDYALDYLEFTGNDTDFLAGDGTWVNGDDLCEWNEIDNGGSADLVMGYVGACNEGRVGVGLDVPTGKFHSFQANTADGLNTNARIETIGGNEINSIWVSANADAGTAISRGVRVESQGVATQSTNHGVTARVVAGEKVIGVLGQAQSGTDHTIGVAGLALGGTPGNQFVGVYGEGLIAGWFAGPVWTNAPVINVSDATFKENVSDEVPGLETVLQISPKRYNFKTEEYPSFNFPETVQYGVMAQELQEIAPDLVTQAEKPTLTDPDTGEVISEGMEHLGVNYTAMIPMLIKATQEQQSIIDNQQQQINELMSMVEACCQSDVKSMDNSEFEIQMEEKFKSELQQNYPNPFQFTTRINYSIGCACSAQIMVYNQMGEIVDVIFEGQASPGDYSVEWNATNVSSGIYYYALTVDGVEMVKKAIKL, encoded by the coding sequence ATGAGATATCCGAAAATATTAGTGTTAATTATTCTATGTTTTCCTTCAATTACATTTAGCCAAGACTGGAATACTGGTGGCAATGTACTTGGTCCATTAGATCGTTTAGGAGCTAACAACGGTCAGCCTGTTACAGTTATAACAGATGGGGATCCGCATTTGCGCTTAATGGATAGTGGAAACATAACCGTCAATACATATACCTATAATCGAAATGGATTTCTTGGTCTGAGCCAAGATCCAACTTTCTTCAATTTAGGGCTTCAGTCTCCATTTACACAGCTTCATCTTAATGGAAATAACCCCAATGGATTCCCTGAGCAACTAGGCTTTAGAGATTGGATGCGCTACGGGATTTTATTCACCCATAATCAAGACATGATGTATGTCGGACCCCGTAGAATCGGGGATGATGTTACCGATGCTGTGATTGCTTGGGGTGACAACTCGATTACATCTCAGAACGGCCCAGATAACCTGACGTTTAACTGGTCAACTGGTACGGGTCCAGGAATCCTTGAGGTTGCTCGTATGACTTCTGAAGGACATACAGGAATCGGTACGTTGTTTAGCAATGATGACCAGCCTGTGTGGGCACTGGAAGTGTGGGATGATAGTAGTGATCCTCAGTTGAGGCTTACCTACGACTATGGTCCGATTAACGACCTCTACACCGATCTACAGACCAGCAATTTGGGTCATTTCCACGTGATCCCAACGGGGAATATGGCTGTTGGCTTTGATCCGACAGAAGGCCTTCCTACAGAGAAGTTAGATGTGGAAGGAACGGCACGCTTACGCATCATGCCAGGGCTAACGCCAGATGCCTTGATTACGGGGATTCAGCAAACCGAGGTAGGTGATTACGCATTAGACTATTTGGAGTTCACGGGCAATGACACTGATTTTCTTGCGGGTGATGGAACATGGGTTAATGGAGACGACTTGTGCGAATGGAATGAGATTGACAATGGAGGTTCTGCAGACCTTGTCATGGGCTATGTAGGAGCATGTAATGAAGGACGAGTTGGCGTTGGTTTAGATGTTCCGACTGGCAAGTTTCATTCTTTCCAAGCCAACACTGCTGATGGTCTTAACACGAATGCTAGAATTGAGACCATAGGAGGGAATGAAATTAATTCTATTTGGGTGTCCGCAAACGCTGATGCCGGTACAGCAATCTCAAGAGGTGTTCGCGTAGAAAGCCAAGGTGTAGCAACGCAATCCACAAATCACGGTGTGACTGCTCGTGTAGTTGCAGGTGAAAAAGTAATTGGTGTCCTAGGTCAGGCACAATCTGGGACTGATCACACGATTGGAGTTGCTGGACTGGCACTTGGAGGTACACCAGGAAATCAGTTTGTTGGTGTTTACGGCGAAGGATTGATCGCTGGCTGGTTTGCTGGGCCTGTTTGGACCAACGCACCGGTAATTAACGTTTCGGATGCCACATTCAAGGAAAATGTGAGCGATGAGGTTCCTGGCTTGGAAACTGTGTTACAAATCAGTCCGAAGCGCTACAACTTCAAAACAGAAGAGTACCCATCATTCAATTTTCCAGAAACCGTCCAATATGGTGTCATGGCACAAGAGCTCCAAGAAATAGCTCCGGATCTCGTGACCCAAGCAGAGAAGCCAACTCTTACAGACCCTGATACAGGAGAAGTAATTAGTGAAGGCATGGAGCATCTAGGAGTGAATTACACAGCGATGATCCCTATGTTGATTAAAGCTACACAAGAGCAGCAGTCAATAATTGACAACCAACAACAACAAATCAATGAGTTAATGTCAATGGTGGAGGCGTGTTGTCAATCTGATGTGAAATCAATGGATAACTCGGAATTCGAAATTCAAATGGAAGAAAAGTTCAAAAGCGAACTTCAGCAGAATTACCCAAATCCATTCCAGTTTACAACAAGAATCAACTACTCAATTGGGTGCGCCTGTTCTGCCCAGATCATGGTGTATAATCAAATGGGTGAGATCGTTGATGTAATTTTTGAAGGACAAGCATCTCCAGGAGACTACTCAGTTGAGTGGAATGCGACGAACGTTTCTTCAGGAATCTATTACTACGCGCTAACGGTAGATGGTGTTGAGATGGTGAAGAAGGCAATAAAGCTATAA
- a CDS encoding T9SS type A sorting domain-containing protein: MKSFINILICLLTCISVHGQQTFNKNYALDTNSLAFGLIETEDGYLVTCDVVDSIHTNFIIKLNKQGEIESLNEYSNSLSIEGHYYRTFRRHRDDLILDVSFSINEENKYENHLMWFSLDGELVEFTSEQSPYYYDDPTSVWDIPDAYRTFGLTTDDHYNIYTTAYLKHPWVKVSKYDKYGSEIWSRQFSSNFGADQPQIGSISYQDNLIYFGKLELSQNFENHNSIIILDSDDGSLVDSIPISENRPVQDIFIHSNSDIFLPMTYCDNGCYSSILAIDSTGTEKWQLTYGDGTFSVFDACYKIIPQKDGTFVSIGDFNAIATDNIELNGNWNNDVVLFKFNDQGEEIWNRKFRLIQSPEDDHVVADIIQTSDNGFAFCGYTANLDPESESFELPFQRMWLVKTDPCGCLIPGCDPDCNAYPMAPVAEDDYLILGPSPTTGSLNVYLKPLEDPNLELLVHDMTGRVIHSISQAQTDITYMMDLSNQAEGVYLVTLRSEETVLQMEKVVVSK, from the coding sequence TTGAAATCATTCATTAACATATTAATCTGTCTGCTGACCTGCATATCTGTGCATGGTCAGCAGACTTTTAATAAAAACTATGCACTTGACACCAACTCTCTTGCTTTTGGTCTAATTGAGACAGAAGATGGATATCTTGTGACCTGTGATGTTGTAGATTCAATTCACACAAATTTCATCATTAAGCTTAACAAACAAGGCGAAATTGAATCGCTGAACGAATACTCAAACTCTCTTAGTATCGAAGGGCACTATTATCGAACATTCAGGAGACATAGAGATGATTTAATCCTAGATGTCTCGTTCTCGATAAATGAGGAGAACAAATACGAAAATCACTTGATGTGGTTTTCACTGGATGGCGAATTAGTAGAATTTACTTCCGAACAAAGTCCCTACTATTATGATGATCCAACTTCGGTCTGGGATATCCCTGATGCCTATAGGACGTTCGGTCTGACTACAGACGACCATTATAACATTTACACAACAGCATATTTGAAGCATCCATGGGTCAAAGTATCAAAATATGATAAATACGGTAGTGAGATTTGGAGTAGACAATTCTCAAGCAACTTCGGAGCTGACCAGCCTCAAATTGGTTCCATATCCTATCAAGACAATCTCATCTACTTTGGCAAATTGGAACTCTCACAAAATTTCGAAAATCACAACTCCATTATAATCCTTGATAGTGATGATGGATCATTAGTTGACTCGATACCAATTTCTGAAAACAGACCTGTCCAGGACATATTTATACACTCAAACTCTGACATCTTTCTTCCGATGACCTATTGTGATAACGGCTGCTACTCTTCTATCCTGGCTATAGACTCAACTGGAACAGAAAAGTGGCAGCTCACATATGGAGATGGAACGTTCTCTGTATTTGACGCATGTTACAAAATCATACCTCAGAAGGATGGAACTTTTGTTAGCATCGGAGATTTCAATGCGATAGCTACTGACAACATAGAGTTAAACGGAAATTGGAATAATGATGTGGTTCTTTTCAAGTTCAATGATCAAGGCGAGGAAATTTGGAATCGAAAATTCAGACTCATTCAAAGCCCAGAAGATGACCATGTCGTTGCCGATATTATTCAAACATCCGACAATGGCTTTGCTTTCTGTGGTTACACCGCCAACTTGGATCCAGAAAGCGAATCCTTCGAACTTCCTTTTCAAAGAATGTGGCTTGTCAAAACCGACCCCTGTGGCTGCCTCATCCCTGGGTGTGACCCAGATTGTAACGCCTACCCAATGGCACCTGTTGCCGAGGATGATTACCTCATCCTTGGTCCTTCACCTACTACGGGGTCATTAAACGTTTACCTCAAACCCCTCGAAGATCCAAACCTCGAACTGCTAGTTCATGACATGACAGGCAGAGTCATCCATAGCATCTCGCAAGCACAAACTGACATCACATACATGATGGATCTGTCAAATCAGGCAGAAGGTGTCTATTTGGTGACACTCCGCTCTGAGGAAACGGTTTTGCAGATGGAGAAGGTGGTGGTTAGTAAGTAG
- a CDS encoding T9SS type A sorting domain-containing protein, whose translation MAYRFFSFLLFIATITSVQAQEDNLVPNPGFEERDDCDPNYGELDDAPPWKSPTMATPNVFHECTIVNDNPCPYPESQVLDPWIVGVPTNGPGCQSPHSGMGYGGFIPYAPSESDWLDWSEYLETQLLEPLIAGEVYHIRFYLSLAERSSRAISSIHVLLSPDNIEEYSATNTTLPILPSLANDIQTYIDDKDEWTLLQWEFIANGDEQYLYIGNFTSNEDTPSINAIPSDVIDEGHYENMAYYYIDDVYVGQTPLSIWQEENTEFALFPNPVENNLKITGKNIEQVVIYNGLGKLVKQVLLPFPMNSVDVKTEGLSSGIYYCLLQLDNGEIIKKKILKR comes from the coding sequence GTGGCTTACCGCTTCTTTTCTTTTTTATTATTTATCGCAACGATTACTTCAGTTCAAGCTCAAGAGGACAATCTTGTTCCTAATCCAGGATTTGAAGAGCGTGACGACTGTGATCCCAATTATGGGGAATTAGATGATGCCCCCCCTTGGAAGTCACCCACGATGGCGACCCCAAATGTATTTCATGAATGTACAATCGTCAATGATAATCCCTGTCCGTATCCAGAAAGCCAAGTGCTTGATCCTTGGATAGTGGGAGTCCCTACAAATGGTCCTGGGTGTCAATCCCCTCACTCAGGTATGGGCTATGGTGGGTTTATTCCTTATGCTCCTTCAGAGTCGGATTGGCTCGATTGGTCGGAATATTTGGAAACACAACTGCTTGAACCATTAATTGCAGGTGAAGTCTATCATATTCGGTTTTACTTATCACTTGCGGAGAGGTCTTCGAGAGCGATAAGCTCAATTCATGTGTTATTATCCCCTGACAATATAGAGGAGTACAGCGCTACTAACACTACCCTTCCAATCTTGCCTTCATTGGCTAATGATATCCAAACGTATATTGATGACAAAGATGAATGGACTCTATTGCAATGGGAGTTCATTGCTAATGGAGATGAGCAGTACTTGTATATAGGGAACTTTACTTCGAATGAAGACACTCCATCAATTAATGCTATCCCCTCTGATGTTATTGATGAAGGCCATTATGAGAATATGGCTTACTATTACATAGATGATGTTTACGTTGGTCAAACACCGTTATCAATTTGGCAAGAAGAAAATACAGAATTCGCTCTTTTTCCTAACCCAGTTGAGAATAATCTGAAGATCACTGGGAAGAATATTGAGCAAGTTGTCATTTATAACGGATTAGGCAAGTTAGTGAAGCAAGTATTACTTCCTTTTCCTATGAATTCAGTAGACGTAAAAACAGAGGGTCTATCTTCAGGGATATATTACTGCCTTCTCCAACTTGATAACGGAGAGATAATAAAGAAGAAAATTTTGAAGCGGTAG
- a CDS encoding T9SS type A sorting domain-containing protein, with protein MWFSLDGELVEFTSEQSPYYYDDPTSVWDIPDAYRTFGLTTDDHYNIYTTAYLKHPWVKVSKYDKYGSEIWSRQFSSNFGADQPQIGSISYQDNLIYFGKLELSQNFENHNSIIILDSEDGSLVDSIPISENRPVQDIFIHSNSDIFLPMTYCDNGCYSSILAIDSTGTEKWQLTYGDGTFSVFDACYKIIPQKDGTFVSIGDFNAIATDNIELNGNWNNDVVLFKFNDQGEEIWNRKFRLIQSPEDDHVVADIIQTSDNGFAFCGYTANLDPESVSFELPFQRMWLVKTDPCGCLIPGCDPDCNAYPMAPISEDDYLILGPSPTTGPLNVYLKPLEDPNLELLVHDMTGRVIHSISQAQTDITYMMDLSNQAEGVYLVTLRSEEKVLQMEKVVVTR; from the coding sequence ATGTGGTTTTCACTAGATGGCGAATTAGTAGAATTTACTTCCGAACAGAGTCCCTACTATTATGATGATCCAACTTCGGTCTGGGATATCCCTGATGCCTATAGGACGTTCGGTCTGACTACAGACGACCATTATAACATTTACACAACAGCATATTTGAAGCATCCATGGGTCAAAGTATCAAAATATGACAAATACGGTAGTGAGATTTGGAGTAGACAATTCTCAAGCAACTTCGGAGCTGACCAGCCTCAAATTGGTTCCATATCCTATCAAGACAATCTCATCTACTTTGGCAAATTGGAACTCTCACAAAATTTCGAAAATCACAACTCCATTATAATCCTTGATAGTGAAGATGGATCATTAGTTGACTCGATACCAATTTCTGAAAACAGACCTGTCCAGGACATATTTATACACTCAAACTCTGACATCTTTCTTCCGATGACCTATTGTGATAACGGCTGCTACTCTTCTATCCTGGCTATAGACTCAACTGGAACAGAAAAGTGGCAGCTCACATATGGAGATGGAACGTTCTCTGTATTTGACGCATGTTACAAAATCATACCTCAGAAGGATGGAACTTTTGTTAGCATCGGAGATTTCAATGCGATAGCTACTGACAACATAGAGCTAAACGGAAATTGGAATAATGATGTGGTTCTTTTCAAGTTCAATGATCAAGGCGAGGAAATTTGGAATCGAAAATTCCGACTCATTCAAAGCCCGGAAGATGACCATGTCGTTGCCGATATTATCCAAACATCCGACAATGGCTTTGCTTTCTGTGGTTACACCGCCAACTTGGATCCAGAAAGCGTATCCTTCGAACTTCCTTTTCAAAGAATGTGGCTTGTCAAAACAGACCCCTGCGGCTGCCTCATCCCTGGATGTGACCCAGATTGTAACGCCTACCCCATGGCACCTATTTCTGAGGATGATTACCTCATCCTTGGTCCTTCGCCTACTACTGGGCCATTAAACGTTTACCTCAAACCCCTCGAAGATCCAAACCTCGAACTGCTAGTTCATGACATGACGGGCAGAGTCATCCACAGCATCTCTCAAGCACAAACTGACATCACCTACATGATGGATCTATCAAATCAGGCAGAAGGTGTCTATTTGGTGACACTCCGCTCTGAGGAAAAGGTGTTGCAGATGGAGAAGGTGGTGGTTACTCGATAG
- a CDS encoding YkgJ family cysteine cluster protein — MPRKPHPTKDLFKQLKRVKDRELDSLFHEAHEEVFAVTDCLECANCCKTTSPIFRDRDIDRLAKRLRVRPSQFIDQYLRMDEDNDYVLKSSPCAFLNEDNTCSVYEDRPLACREYPHTDRKKMSQILDLTYRNTMVCPAVEHIVEKIRKRLQAR; from the coding sequence ATGCCCCGCAAACCCCACCCCACCAAAGACCTTTTCAAGCAACTAAAACGTGTGAAGGATCGTGAATTGGATTCCTTGTTTCATGAGGCGCATGAGGAGGTGTTTGCGGTGACTGACTGTCTGGAATGTGCAAATTGTTGCAAAACAACGAGTCCGATTTTTAGGGATCGGGATATTGATCGACTGGCGAAACGGTTGCGGGTGCGTCCTTCTCAGTTTATTGATCAGTACTTGCGGATGGATGAGGATAACGACTATGTCTTGAAGTCTTCTCCTTGCGCCTTTCTCAATGAAGACAATACGTGTAGCGTGTATGAAGACCGTCCGCTGGCGTGCCGAGAGTACCCGCATACGGATCGGAAAAAGATGTCGCAGATCCTTGATCTGACCTATCGAAACACCATGGTTTGTCCTGCTGTGGAACACATTGTTGAGAAAATCAGAAAACGCCTACAAGCGAGGTAA
- a CDS encoding T9SS type A sorting domain-containing protein, with translation MIYRFSISLVFLLVVCSLRAQVDNLVPNSSFEERDECDPNYGELDDAPPWFSATMATPDVYHRCTVVLDDDCPYPENQTLDPWLFGVPVSAFGCQEPRSGDGYAGFLPYSPGPQAWNDWSEYLAVELQDVLNEGEVYYIRFYLSLAERSSKATSAIQVLLVDSLLSQYSGLNSTIPVAASLSNTPSNFIDEKDDWTLLQWEYVAQGGERYLYIGNFIPNSETPTINAIPSDVIDENHFDDDAYYYIDDVYIGQTPVSVSEDIVERVRVFPNPFQSSLTVNGFGAETFQIYDAKGVVVLEGDLINSKFDNRINTANLDVGFYLIVIYFENNVEYIERILKW, from the coding sequence GTGATTTATCGCTTCAGTATTTCTCTCGTTTTTCTGCTAGTAGTTTGTTCTCTGAGAGCACAAGTGGATAATTTAGTCCCGAATTCGAGTTTCGAAGAGCGCGATGAGTGTGATCCGAATTATGGGGAATTAGATGATGCTCCACCTTGGTTTAGCGCTACGATGGCAACTCCTGATGTATATCATCGTTGCACGGTAGTTCTGGACGATGATTGTCCTTACCCTGAAAATCAAACTTTAGATCCGTGGCTATTTGGAGTGCCTGTAAGCGCCTTTGGATGCCAAGAACCACGAAGTGGTGATGGTTACGCTGGGTTTTTACCTTATTCGCCAGGACCGCAAGCGTGGAATGATTGGTCTGAGTATTTAGCTGTAGAGCTTCAGGATGTATTGAATGAAGGTGAAGTCTATTATATAAGATTTTACCTTAGCTTGGCGGAGAGGTCATCAAAAGCGACAAGTGCTATTCAGGTTCTCCTAGTTGACTCATTGTTAAGCCAATACTCTGGGTTAAACTCAACGATCCCGGTGGCTGCATCTCTTTCAAATACCCCTAGTAACTTTATTGATGAAAAAGATGATTGGACTCTTCTTCAGTGGGAGTATGTTGCCCAGGGTGGAGAGCGATATTTGTATATAGGGAATTTTATTCCAAATTCTGAAACACCAACAATCAACGCGATTCCTTCCGATGTAATTGATGAGAATCATTTTGATGATGATGCATATTATTATATCGACGATGTTTACATAGGTCAAACGCCCGTTTCTGTTTCTGAAGATATTGTTGAAAGGGTGAGGGTTTTTCCAAATCCCTTTCAGAGTTCGTTAACTGTTAACGGTTTTGGTGCTGAAACTTTCCAGATTTATGATGCGAAAGGTGTAGTTGTTTTGGAAGGGGATTTGATTAATTCGAAATTCGATAATCGAATCAATACAGCAAATTTGGATGTGGGTTTCTATTTAATCGTCATTTATTTCGAAAATAATGTAGAATATATTGAGAGGATTTTGAAGTGGTAG
- a CDS encoding T9SS type A sorting domain-containing protein: protein MKSFINIILCLLTCIPMYGQQTFNFRYPLTNAGVSHGLIQLEDGYLISGDLFDEIRNYSLIKLNSSGEIQWISEFSDSLDVRGRFLRTFQKTNNDLILDVAYSINEDDKHENHLLWFDYHGNLIRHTSEISPFYYDEPTSNWDVPDWYRTVGLIQDDDGFIYSASVLKYPWIKISKHDSLGQEIWTEFFRGDLSGNQAGIRAITLLENQLFFSKQELSTDNGDFNSLIVLNKADGEQVDSIPLPHRFEIKDIHVNSPSDIFLATTFCSESDCYSAVVAIDDEGEEKWRLTYGDGQPTSWTEAAYKILPQEDGNFVSIGDYHETVTENVEEEGYWNNYIVLFKFNDQGEEIWNRRYRLVESYDDRHEVADVIQTSDNGFAFCGIASDLDLENENFEAPAQQIWVVKTDPCGCLIPGCDPDCNAYPMAPVAEDDYLILGPSPTTGPLNVYLKPLEDPNLELLVHDMTGRVIHSISQAQTDITYMMDLSNQAEGVYLVTLRSEEKVLQMEKVVVTK, encoded by the coding sequence TTGAAATCATTCATTAACATAATTCTTTGTCTGCTGACCTGCATCCCCATGTATGGTCAGCAGACTTTTAACTTCCGATATCCCTTAACGAATGCAGGAGTATCACACGGATTAATCCAACTCGAGGACGGTTACCTTATTTCAGGTGATCTTTTCGATGAGATCCGGAACTACTCGTTAATCAAATTGAATAGCTCCGGAGAAATACAATGGATCTCTGAGTTCTCGGATTCTCTTGATGTACGAGGCCGTTTTCTAAGAACTTTTCAAAAGACGAATAATGACTTAATCCTTGATGTTGCATATTCGATAAATGAGGATGACAAACATGAAAATCATCTACTGTGGTTCGACTACCATGGAAATCTCATCCGGCACACTTCGGAGATCAGTCCTTTTTACTACGACGAACCTACTTCAAACTGGGATGTCCCAGACTGGTATAGAACTGTTGGACTAATTCAAGATGACGATGGATTTATTTATTCGGCGTCTGTTTTGAAATACCCTTGGATTAAGATCTCAAAACATGACTCTTTGGGACAGGAAATCTGGACGGAGTTTTTCAGGGGTGATCTTTCTGGGAATCAAGCCGGAATTCGGGCCATTACTTTGCTTGAAAACCAATTGTTTTTTAGTAAACAAGAACTTTCAACAGACAATGGGGACTTTAACTCGCTAATCGTATTGAATAAAGCAGATGGTGAACAAGTGGACTCAATCCCGCTCCCACATAGATTTGAGATTAAAGACATTCATGTAAACTCACCTTCGGATATATTTCTAGCTACAACATTTTGCAGTGAAAGCGATTGTTACTCAGCAGTTGTGGCTATAGATGATGAAGGTGAAGAAAAATGGAGACTTACCTATGGAGATGGGCAGCCCACTTCTTGGACTGAGGCGGCTTATAAAATCCTACCCCAGGAAGACGGCAATTTTGTTTCCATCGGAGACTATCATGAAACTGTTACAGAAAACGTCGAAGAAGAAGGATACTGGAATAATTACATCGTACTCTTCAAATTCAACGACCAAGGAGAAGAAATTTGGAACCGAAGGTACCGACTGGTTGAAAGCTATGACGATCGCCACGAAGTAGCTGACGTAATCCAAACATCTGACAATGGCTTTGCATTCTGCGGCATCGCATCCGACCTAGACTTAGAAAACGAAAACTTCGAAGCCCCGGCTCAACAAATCTGGGTCGTCAAAACCGACCCCTGCGGATGCCTCATCCCTGGGTGTGACCCCGATTGTAATGCCTACCCCATGGCTCCTGTTGCCGAGGATGATTACCTCATCCTTGGTCCTTCGCCTACTACCGGGCCATTAAACGTTTACCTCAAACCCCTCGAAGATCCAAACCTCGAACTGCTAGTTCATGACATGACAGGAAGGGTCATCCACAGCATCTCGCAAGCACAAACTGACATCACGTACATGATGGATCTATCAAATCAGGCAGAAGGTGTCTATCTGGTGACACTCCGCTCTGAGGAAAAGGTGTTGCAGATGGAGAAGGTGGTGGTTACTAAGTAG